A genomic segment from Candidatus Hydrogenedentota bacterium encodes:
- a CDS encoding metallophosphoesterase, with protein MNRRNFLKHAAAAVGTAWTCGPGMRSALAGGPEGASSFCFCVVADPHAAEGPKPGLERYGSGVDKFAACVRAIEEMEAASRPDFLLLLGDIHPEAIKPGLALLDIPVHVTPGNHESDRETRSLLRAMFPDDFKVDGSASDYYSFVHKGIRFISMCDAGKGGEHVGQFCSENIEPSGQCEWIERELVLPEPRKILFAHIPPEPDGADRNMFLSRNDSRWFNALVAEKQPLAMFFGHLHLPTREYSVGRTRVFQVRSCCWNFNNAPIGFLHVRVTGDIIETREILTFETP; from the coding sequence ATGAATCGGCGAAATTTCTTGAAACATGCCGCCGCGGCGGTTGGAACGGCCTGGACCTGCGGGCCTGGGATGCGTTCGGCGCTGGCCGGAGGTCCGGAAGGAGCTTCTTCCTTCTGCTTTTGCGTGGTCGCGGACCCTCATGCCGCCGAGGGTCCAAAACCGGGCTTGGAACGTTATGGCAGCGGTGTGGACAAGTTCGCCGCGTGCGTTCGCGCGATAGAGGAAATGGAGGCAGCCTCCCGGCCGGACTTCCTCTTGCTCCTGGGCGATATCCATCCCGAGGCCATCAAGCCGGGCCTGGCGCTCCTCGATATCCCTGTTCACGTCACGCCGGGGAATCATGAGTCTGACCGGGAAACACGCAGTCTGCTTCGCGCCATGTTCCCGGACGATTTCAAGGTTGATGGGAGCGCCTCGGACTACTACAGCTTCGTTCACAAAGGCATCCGGTTCATCAGCATGTGTGATGCGGGCAAAGGCGGCGAGCATGTGGGGCAATTCTGTTCGGAGAACATCGAGCCGTCCGGCCAGTGCGAATGGATTGAAAGGGAACTTGTCTTGCCGGAACCGCGAAAAATCCTCTTTGCGCATATCCCGCCGGAACCGGACGGCGCGGACCGCAACATGTTCCTGAGCCGGAACGATTCCCGCTGGTTCAACGCGCTGGTGGCGGAGAAACAGCCTTTGGCCATGTTTTTCGGTCATCTGCACCTGCCGACGAGGGAGTACTCCGTCGGGCGGACACGGGTATTCCAGGTGCGGTCCTGTTGCTGGAATTTCAATAACGCGCCGATTGGATTCCTGCACGTCCGCGTTACTGGTGACATCATCGAGACACGAGAAATCCTGACGTTTGAGACGCCATGA
- a CDS encoding Gfo/Idh/MocA family oxidoreductase, whose translation MAQPSVKRGHKESRFSRRDFLRASAVAAGAATVGFPAVVRGQNLNERLNIAIIGAGGRGVGNFTEVASENIVALCDVDERKIEAAAQRAPDAARFTDFRKLYEHANDFDAVVVSVCEHTHAFATLPALQLGKHVYCEKPLTHNIWEARIIREAAAKAKVATQMGTQIHAGDNYRRVVELIQSGAIGPVREAHVWVSRAWGWQSEAEAKQAEDIVFAQERPAGEDPVPQGLDWDLWVGPAPMRPFNNVYFPGPKWYRWWDFGNGTMSDLGSHWNDLPFWALNLKCPLTAEASGPPVHAEIAPASMQVTYEYAARGDMPALTLTWYQGRNKPAIWTEGGIPQWNDGVLFVGDKGMVLSDYGRHKLLPEDTFQDFVRPEPFIPASIGHHAEWIHACKTGAPTTCNFEHAGWLTEANHLGNVAYRTGKKLQWNPETLHADNAPEADQFIKRTYREGWSLV comes from the coding sequence ATGGCACAGCCAAGCGTGAAGAGAGGACACAAAGAAAGCCGTTTTTCGCGGCGCGATTTCCTGCGCGCGTCCGCCGTGGCGGCGGGCGCTGCAACCGTGGGATTTCCCGCGGTGGTGCGGGGCCAGAACCTGAATGAGCGCCTGAACATAGCCATTATCGGCGCGGGCGGGCGCGGCGTGGGCAATTTCACGGAGGTTGCGAGCGAGAACATCGTTGCATTGTGTGATGTAGACGAAAGGAAAATCGAGGCGGCGGCGCAACGCGCACCGGATGCTGCCCGGTTCACCGATTTCCGCAAGCTGTACGAGCATGCGAACGATTTCGACGCGGTGGTGGTGAGCGTCTGCGAGCACACGCATGCGTTCGCGACGCTGCCCGCCCTGCAACTGGGCAAGCATGTATATTGTGAGAAGCCGCTCACGCACAATATATGGGAGGCGCGTATCATTCGTGAGGCGGCGGCGAAGGCGAAAGTGGCCACGCAGATGGGCACGCAAATCCACGCGGGCGACAACTACCGGCGCGTGGTCGAATTGATTCAGAGCGGCGCGATTGGCCCGGTGCGCGAGGCGCATGTCTGGGTCTCGCGGGCCTGGGGCTGGCAGAGCGAGGCCGAAGCCAAGCAGGCGGAGGATATCGTGTTTGCGCAGGAACGCCCGGCGGGCGAGGACCCGGTTCCGCAGGGGCTCGATTGGGATTTGTGGGTTGGTCCCGCGCCCATGCGCCCGTTCAACAACGTCTATTTCCCGGGGCCGAAATGGTACCGGTGGTGGGACTTTGGGAACGGCACCATGTCGGACCTGGGCAGCCACTGGAACGACCTGCCGTTCTGGGCGCTCAACCTGAAATGCCCGCTCACGGCCGAAGCCTCCGGCCCGCCCGTGCATGCGGAAATAGCGCCCGCCTCGATGCAGGTCACGTATGAGTATGCCGCTCGCGGCGACATGCCCGCCCTGACGCTAACCTGGTATCAGGGCAGGAACAAGCCCGCCATCTGGACCGAAGGCGGCATCCCGCAGTGGAACGACGGCGTGCTTTTTGTAGGGGACAAGGGCATGGTCCTTTCCGACTACGGAAGGCACAAGCTCCTGCCCGAGGACACGTTCCAGGACTTTGTGCGTCCCGAGCCGTTCATTCCGGCGTCGATCGGTCATCACGCGGAGTGGATACACGCCTGCAAGACGGGTGCGCCGACCACGTGCAATTTCGAGCATGCAGGTTGGCTCACAGAGGCGAATCACCTTGGTAACGTGGCCTACCGCACCGGCAAGAAACTGCAGTGGAACCCGGAAACCCTGCACGCGGACAACGCCCCGGAAGCGGACCAGTTCATCAAGCGCACGTACCGCGAAGGGTGGAGCCTCGTCTAG
- a CDS encoding dihydroxy-acid dehydratase: MSKRNSGRFFDFRDGVVAMLRMSLIKATGADIGESMSKPFIAVVNSNTDLNPGHMHLGLLAQRVKDGIHAAGGIPFEFNVPAPCDGMAEGHEGMRYILPQRELIADIVETHVRSMMFDGMVMIASCDKIIPGMVMAAARLDLPAIFLAGGPNAWQVRLNPARKPSVNAKDYAGSAMALECCTAAGCGACEVMGTANTFQCLTEAMGLALPGSANVPASHPEKLLFARQTGQRIVASCEASFTARKLLTREALENAVMMDLAIGGSTNSTLHLPAIAHELGFEFPLAVFNEFNRKIPTLLSVAPNGPHGIIDLYAAGGVPAVMKMLAGDLYLDALNVSGQTLGDIVNSAEVRDPAVIRTKQNPWMAEGGTVVLFGGLAPEGAVVKQSAVAPEMLTFNGPARVFESEKDALAAFEADAFREGDVVVIRNEGPRGGPGMPETLAITLALSQSPLKRVALLTDGRFSGASDGPCIGHISPEAAAGGPIAALRDGDVVTIDIPHRRLDVAGIDVASRLREFRPPQREVPPGFMRRYVKHVTSAARGAVLE; encoded by the coding sequence ATGAGCAAGCGGAACAGCGGGCGATTCTTCGATTTCCGCGATGGCGTAGTCGCGATGCTGCGCATGTCACTGATCAAGGCGACGGGGGCGGATATCGGCGAATCGATGTCCAAGCCGTTTATTGCCGTGGTCAACTCGAACACGGACCTGAACCCCGGCCACATGCACCTGGGCCTGCTTGCGCAGCGGGTCAAGGACGGAATCCACGCGGCGGGGGGCATCCCGTTTGAATTCAACGTTCCCGCGCCCTGCGACGGCATGGCCGAGGGCCATGAGGGCATGCGCTACATCCTTCCGCAGCGCGAACTGATCGCGGACATCGTCGAAACGCACGTGCGCAGCATGATGTTCGACGGGATGGTCATGATCGCGAGTTGCGACAAGATCATCCCGGGCATGGTCATGGCGGCGGCGCGGCTGGACCTGCCCGCCATTTTTCTTGCAGGCGGACCGAATGCGTGGCAGGTCCGCCTGAACCCTGCGCGCAAGCCCAGCGTAAACGCGAAGGATTACGCGGGCAGCGCGATGGCGCTGGAATGCTGCACGGCGGCGGGGTGCGGCGCTTGCGAAGTGATGGGCACGGCCAACACGTTCCAATGCCTCACCGAGGCGATGGGGCTGGCGCTTCCGGGGTCGGCGAATGTTCCCGCGTCGCACCCGGAGAAGCTGCTGTTCGCGCGTCAGACGGGCCAGCGCATCGTGGCATCGTGTGAGGCATCGTTCACGGCCCGGAAACTGCTCACGCGCGAGGCGCTGGAAAACGCCGTGATGATGGATCTGGCCATCGGCGGCTCGACGAATTCGACGCTGCATCTGCCGGCTATCGCGCATGAACTCGGCTTCGAGTTTCCGCTTGCCGTTTTCAACGAGTTCAACCGGAAGATTCCCACGCTGCTCTCGGTTGCGCCCAACGGGCCGCACGGAATCATCGATTTGTATGCGGCTGGGGGCGTGCCGGCCGTCATGAAGATGCTGGCCGGCGACCTGTATCTCGACGCCCTCAACGTGTCGGGCCAGACCCTTGGCGACATCGTGAACTCGGCGGAAGTGCGCGATCCAGCCGTCATCCGCACGAAACAGAACCCTTGGATGGCGGAAGGCGGCACCGTGGTCCTCTTCGGCGGCCTCGCGCCGGAAGGCGCGGTCGTGAAGCAGTCCGCCGTGGCGCCCGAGATGCTGACCTTCAACGGGCCCGCCCGCGTTTTCGAATCGGAGAAGGACGCGCTCGCCGCGTTTGAGGCGGACGCATTCCGCGAGGGCGACGTGGTCGTCATCCGTAACGAGGGCCCGCGCGGCGGGCCGGGAATGCCCGAGACGCTCGCCATCACGCTGGCCCTTTCACAATCACCGCTGAAACGGGTGGCGCTGCTCACGGATGGGCGGTTCTCGGGCGCGTCGGACGGCCCCTGCATCGGCCATATCTCGCCGGAGGCCGCCGCGGGCGGCCCGATCGCCGCGCTGCGGGATGGCGATGTCGTGACCATCGACATTCCGCACCGCCGGCTTGACGTGGCGGGCATCGACGTTGCATCGCGGCTCAGGGAATTCCGGCCGCCGCAACGCGAAGTGCCGCCCGGTTTCATGCGCCGGTACGTGAAGCACGTCACGTCCGCGGCGCGCGGGGCGGTGCTCGAATAG
- a CDS encoding twin-arginine translocation signal domain-containing protein, with protein MNSCDRRTFLKCAGAAAAAAGMPAPIPAAEEVPGANPDNTVRVRVEDQGDPLISRTFSLLKDRIKQRCDSGVVLVDADARVVLAIDDRLPAEGFRIGEAGAAVRISGGSPRGLLYGTGKFLRTSRYDGVFEPSSWRGASAPRGTVRGMYFATHFHNWYVQAPEAEVVRYMEDLALWGVNAVMAVFPMINLQGWDDPQAEPAMAMLRRYARTAKELGLLFVTGLGNTLFSGAPDAIRTTRLPDPTGRRGNSGHPICPSIPEGREYILTNTRRLFEELSGAGLDLVCYWPYDEGGCACEKCMPWGCNGYLRLSRDLTHLGREYFPNLKTILSTWMFDTPPEGEWQGLSDALDRGEDWIDYILADAHEDFPRYPLDAGVPGNRPLLNFPEVSMWGNWPWGGVGANPLPARFQRLWDQVKHVVEGGFPYSEGIYEDMNKAIVAQFYWDRDQSARATLEEYIGYEFGPGVCQDVLSLIDVLETSAGRSYQKQPVDADEARRARRLAEDVQARLPEWAQNNWRWEILYLRALLDHERFAGGGLHTPEAETALLRLIERYHCQLETDDPYHHRVRPPSQHAVSRRGEK; from the coding sequence ATGAATAGCTGCGACAGGAGGACTTTTCTGAAATGCGCGGGCGCGGCCGCGGCCGCGGCGGGCATGCCGGCGCCAATCCCTGCCGCCGAAGAGGTTCCCGGCGCCAACCCGGATAATACGGTCCGTGTTCGCGTCGAGGACCAGGGAGATCCCCTGATATCGAGAACCTTCTCCCTCCTGAAAGACCGAATCAAACAACGGTGCGATTCCGGCGTCGTCCTGGTAGACGCGGACGCCCGAGTGGTGCTCGCCATTGACGACCGATTGCCCGCCGAGGGTTTCCGTATCGGCGAAGCCGGCGCGGCCGTTCGTATCTCCGGCGGCTCTCCAAGAGGCCTGCTGTATGGAACCGGAAAATTCCTGCGGACAAGCCGGTACGACGGAGTCTTCGAGCCGTCCTCGTGGCGCGGCGCTTCCGCGCCCCGGGGCACGGTCCGCGGTATGTACTTCGCCACGCATTTCCACAACTGGTATGTGCAGGCGCCGGAGGCGGAAGTTGTCCGCTACATGGAGGATCTCGCGCTCTGGGGCGTGAATGCCGTAATGGCCGTGTTCCCGATGATCAATCTCCAGGGCTGGGACGACCCTCAGGCGGAACCTGCCATGGCCATGCTGCGCCGGTACGCCAGAACGGCAAAGGAACTCGGGCTCCTGTTTGTCACCGGCCTGGGTAACACGCTCTTCAGCGGCGCGCCGGACGCCATACGCACGACGCGCCTTCCGGACCCCACCGGCCGCCGGGGCAACAGCGGCCACCCCATCTGCCCGAGCATCCCGGAGGGCCGCGAATACATCCTCACCAATACGCGCCGTTTGTTCGAGGAACTCTCCGGCGCCGGCCTCGACCTCGTGTGCTACTGGCCCTATGATGAAGGGGGTTGCGCGTGCGAGAAGTGTATGCCCTGGGGCTGCAACGGTTACCTGAGGCTATCACGCGACCTCACTCATCTCGGACGCGAATATTTCCCCAATCTGAAGACGATCCTGAGCACGTGGATGTTCGACACCCCGCCCGAGGGCGAGTGGCAGGGCTTGAGCGATGCGCTGGATCGCGGCGAAGACTGGATTGATTACATACTTGCGGACGCGCACGAGGATTTTCCCCGCTACCCGCTCGATGCCGGCGTGCCGGGCAACCGCCCCCTGCTCAATTTCCCCGAGGTCAGCATGTGGGGAAATTGGCCCTGGGGCGGTGTCGGCGCCAATCCTCTGCCCGCCCGTTTCCAGCGCCTGTGGGACCAGGTGAAGCACGTCGTCGAAGGCGGCTTCCCCTATAGCGAAGGCATTTACGAGGATATGAACAAGGCCATCGTCGCCCAGTTCTATTGGGACCGCGACCAATCCGCGCGCGCTACGCTCGAAGAGTATATCGGCTACGAGTTCGGTCCCGGCGTCTGCCAGGATGTGCTCTCACTCATTGACGTTCTGGAAACCTCGGCGGGCCGCTCCTATCAGAAACAGCCTGTGGACGCGGACGAGGCGCGCCGCGCGCGGCGACTTGCGGAAGACGTGCAGGCGCGCTTGCCCGAATGGGCGCAGAACAACTGGCGATGGGAGATCCTCTATCTGCGGGCGCTTCTGGACCACGAACGATTCGCGGGAGGCGGCCTTCACACGCCCGAGGCGGAGACCGCCTTGCTGCGCCTCATCGAACGCTACCACTGCCAACTCGAAACCGACGACCCCTACCACCATCGCGTGCGCCCTCCTTCGCAACACGCCGTGTCACGAAGGGGAGAAAAGTGA